Proteins from one Clostridium cellulovorans 743B genomic window:
- a CDS encoding ABC transporter permease, protein MSSPKLIVFKKELSDILRDRKSVISAILIPLILFPILSFVMGFAFNKSMNSVSENMKISIVSKGDSAIEKYIKSQDNINIIETDNPEEAVEKGDVYLALEIPDNFDETISKDQSSKITMIYDNSSSDSQNVKSAISLLIEQYSKTIVTERLASRNIDETLLNPVVVDEKSSTAEDEGMAKMLVGMIIPLMLMIYAVSGPLAAATDLGAGEKERGTLEPLLTTKANRISILWGKLLAITVMGVITAGASLIGMFIAMNMKNGMFTMGSESGVASVAIEPQAIIIIGVLLVFTTMAFGALELAISIFARSFKEAQTYNSPLIILAMIPTYLTYMMDAKNIDFIYLNIPIANGACVMKEVLSGIYNPLHIGVTFAWTGVYIILAILAARFMFNREDVVFRA, encoded by the coding sequence ATGAGTAGTCCAAAGCTGATAGTATTTAAAAAAGAGTTAAGTGATATTTTAAGAGATAGAAAATCAGTTATTTCAGCGATTTTAATTCCTCTTATACTATTTCCAATTCTATCTTTTGTTATGGGATTCGCTTTCAATAAATCTATGAATTCTGTTTCAGAAAATATGAAAATTTCTATAGTATCAAAAGGTGATAGCGCCATAGAGAAATACATAAAAAGTCAAGATAATATAAATATCATAGAAACTGATAATCCAGAAGAAGCAGTTGAAAAAGGTGATGTATATTTAGCACTAGAAATACCAGACAACTTTGATGAAACAATATCAAAGGACCAGTCCAGTAAGATTACAATGATTTATGATAATAGTAGTAGTGATTCGCAGAATGTTAAATCTGCTATTAGCTTACTAATTGAGCAATACTCAAAAACTATAGTTACTGAGAGACTTGCAAGCAGAAATATAGATGAAACTCTTTTAAATCCAGTAGTAGTAGATGAAAAGAGTTCTACAGCTGAGGATGAAGGCATGGCAAAAATGTTAGTTGGCATGATTATTCCTTTAATGTTAATGATATACGCTGTTTCAGGTCCATTAGCAGCAGCGACAGATCTTGGTGCAGGTGAAAAGGAGAGAGGAACTCTTGAACCACTATTAACAACCAAGGCAAATAGGATATCAATTTTATGGGGAAAGTTACTTGCAATTACTGTAATGGGAGTTATTACAGCAGGTGCTTCATTAATTGGTATGTTTATTGCCATGAATATGAAAAATGGAATGTTTACAATGGGTAGCGAATCCGGAGTTGCTAGTGTAGCTATTGAGCCACAAGCTATAATTATTATAGGAGTTCTATTGGTATTTACAACTATGGCTTTTGGTGCTTTGGAATTAGCGATAAGTATATTTGCAAGATCTTTTAAAGAAGCACAAACTTATAATTCACCGCTTATAATTCTTGCAATGATCCCAACGTACCTAACATATATGATGGATGCAAAAAATATTGATTTTATATATTTAAATATACCAATTGCAAATGGAGCATGCGTAATGAAAGAAGTTTTATCTGGAATATATAATCCATTACACATCGGAGTTACTTTTGCTTGGACAGGTGTATATATTATATTAGCAATTTTAGCTGCTAGATTTATGTTTAATAGGGAAGACGTTGTATTTAGAGCTTAG
- a CDS encoding ATP-binding cassette domain-containing protein: MLEVKGLTKEFKNLKAVDNISFTVKEGEIVGLLGENGAGKTTTLRLLATMLKPSSGTATINGFDIKKDAEKVRGEIGILFGGEVGLYDRLTGRENIKYFGELNGMSKEASDKSVDKLARELGMEEYIERRVGKFSRGMKQKIAIARSIVHEPSVMLFDEPTAGLDVSAARIVQDFIFKCKADKKAIIFSSHSMAEVEKLCDRLIIINKGTIVEQGTIEELKTKYNNSDMEEVFMSLVGEKNE; encoded by the coding sequence GTGTTAGAGGTAAAAGGACTTACAAAGGAGTTCAAAAATTTGAAGGCAGTTGATAATATAAGTTTCACTGTTAAAGAAGGAGAAATAGTAGGGCTACTGGGAGAAAATGGAGCAGGTAAGACTACAACGCTACGACTACTAGCTACCATGCTGAAACCTTCTTCAGGTACTGCTACTATTAACGGATTTGATATTAAAAAAGATGCAGAGAAAGTTAGAGGAGAAATAGGAATACTTTTTGGTGGTGAAGTTGGATTATACGATAGGTTAACTGGTAGAGAGAATATAAAATATTTTGGTGAACTAAATGGTATGAGTAAAGAAGCTTCAGATAAGAGTGTTGATAAACTTGCCAGAGAACTAGGTATGGAGGAATACATTGAGAGAAGAGTTGGAAAATTCTCAAGGGGCATGAAACAAAAGATTGCTATAGCAAGATCTATTGTTCATGAACCATCAGTTATGCTTTTTGATGAACCTACAGCAGGACTTGATGTTAGTGCTGCAAGAATAGTTCAGGATTTTATTTTCAAATGCAAGGCTGATAAAAAAGCTATTATTTTTTCAAGCCATTCAATGGCAGAAGTTGAAAAGTTATGTGATAGACTCATTATAATAAATAAAGGAACAATAGTAGAACAAGGTACAATAGAAGAGTTAAAGACAAAGTATAATAATAGCGATATGGAAGAAGTATTTATGTCATTGGTAGGTGAAAAAAATGAGTAG
- a CDS encoding rhodanese-like domain-containing protein, translating to MDYNILSVHDLNGRLGEIDLIDIRDEYEYKTGHIPTAKNIPMSEILNNTEDYLEEDKEYYIVCQSGGRSSIACATLSSKGYKVINVSGGTSSYFHPLEK from the coding sequence ATGGATTATAATATTTTGAGTGTCCACGATTTAAATGGTCGATTAGGAGAAATCGATTTAATTGATATACGTGATGAATATGAATATAAAACTGGGCATATACCAACAGCTAAAAATATACCTATGAGCGAAATTCTTAATAATACAGAAGATTATCTTGAAGAAGACAAAGAATATTATATAGTCTGTCAGTCTGGTGGTCGTAGTTCTATAGCCTGTGCAACTTTAAGCTCAAAAGGCTATAAAGTTATAAACGTATCTGGCGGAACTAGTTCCTACTTCCATCCATTAGAAAAATAA
- a CDS encoding ABC transporter permease, with protein sequence MSLKDLIKTALSSMSAHKLRVFLTMIGIIIGISSVVTILSIGNGLKAELNSTVEDSAANSYSIQFMPDNSTMDSRIAEPFDKNDVYSVEAIDGVEKVETNSGGMLNVNVSNIEFFSSTTMGIIYPYKNETIKLLYGRNFNEGEEDQNLVILSQEVAEGLFDELEEGIGRAVTINNTNFEVIGIQEKSTGFSLLGPKDYIQEQSYESITDNSYISNFKVTVDIKADKDQVLDEVTTILKENHNDLAGKYEVADPQAITKALEKVIGGITTFIAVVSGISLFVGGIGVMNIMYVSVTERKREIGIRRAIGAKPRSIMLQFLIEAIFVTGSGGLIGILFGYLFGKIAGAFLPFPPVMTVGSFLGATICSVTVGIIFGIVPAIKASKLDPIKAIYQ encoded by the coding sequence ATGTCTTTAAAGGATTTGATTAAAACAGCTTTATCTAGCATGAGTGCTCATAAGCTACGTGTTTTTCTTACTATGATTGGAATAATTATAGGAATAAGTTCTGTTGTTACAATTTTATCTATTGGAAATGGATTAAAAGCAGAACTTAATTCAACAGTAGAGGATTCTGCAGCAAATAGCTATTCTATCCAATTTATGCCAGATAATTCTACAATGGATAGTAGAATAGCAGAACCTTTTGATAAAAATGATGTTTATTCAGTGGAAGCTATTGATGGAGTAGAAAAGGTTGAAACTAATTCAGGTGGAATGCTTAATGTAAATGTATCTAATATAGAATTTTTTAGTTCTACGACCATGGGAATAATATATCCATATAAAAATGAAACTATAAAATTGCTATATGGAAGAAATTTCAATGAGGGTGAGGAAGACCAAAATTTAGTGATTTTATCTCAAGAAGTAGCAGAAGGACTTTTTGATGAGTTAGAAGAGGGGATTGGAAGAGCTGTAACTATAAATAATACTAATTTTGAAGTTATAGGAATCCAGGAAAAGTCTACAGGTTTTTCACTTTTGGGACCTAAGGATTATATTCAAGAGCAATCTTATGAAAGCATCACTGATAACTCATATATAAGTAATTTTAAGGTTACTGTGGATATAAAAGCAGATAAGGATCAAGTGTTAGATGAAGTAACAACCATATTAAAGGAAAATCATAATGATTTAGCTGGAAAATATGAGGTTGCAGACCCTCAAGCTATAACAAAAGCTTTAGAAAAAGTTATCGGTGGTATAACTACATTCATAGCTGTAGTATCAGGAATATCTCTATTTGTTGGTGGTATTGGAGTTATGAACATTATGTATGTTTCAGTAACAGAAAGAAAAAGAGAAATTGGAATAAGAAGAGCAATTGGAGCAAAACCAAGAAGTATTATGTTGCAATTTCTAATAGAAGCTATTTTTGTAACAGGTTCTGGGGGGCTTATAGGAATTTTGTTTGGTTATCTTTTTGGAAAGATAGCAGGGGCATTTTTACCTTTCCCACCAGTGATGACTGTTGGAAGTTTCTTAGGTGCAACAATTTGTTCTGTGACTGTAGGAATAATTTTTGGTATTGTTCCCGCTATTAAAGCTTCAAAACTTGATCCAATAAAAGCGATATATCAATAA
- a CDS encoding ABC transporter ATP-binding protein: MSKLIELKDINKFYRLRSDKLHVLKGINLTIEQGDFVMIMGKSGSGKTTLLNLLGLLDNFDNGNFIFDGKDVTHFNENQRSQLRNKHMGFIFQQFHLIESLTIAQNVELPLVYRGKVPKRKRIDDTNKYLEMVGLLEKKNVKPTELSGGQQQRIAIARALINDPYVIFADEPTGALDSVTSTQIMEILKKLNEDNKTIIMVTHDEELASYANKVIHIKDGLVVKVE; the protein is encoded by the coding sequence TTGAGTAAGCTTATAGAATTAAAAGACATTAATAAGTTCTATAGGTTAAGAAGTGATAAGCTGCATGTTTTAAAAGGTATCAATCTAACTATAGAACAAGGTGACTTTGTTATGATAATGGGCAAATCTGGAAGTGGGAAAACTACACTTTTGAATTTACTTGGGTTATTAGACAATTTTGATAATGGAAACTTTATTTTTGATGGTAAGGATGTAACTCATTTTAATGAAAACCAGAGATCACAGCTCAGAAATAAGCATATGGGGTTTATATTTCAACAGTTTCATCTTATAGAGTCTCTAACTATAGCACAAAATGTAGAGTTGCCATTAGTATACAGAGGCAAGGTTCCAAAAAGGAAAAGAATCGATGATACAAATAAATATCTAGAGATGGTAGGACTTCTTGAAAAGAAAAATGTTAAACCTACTGAATTATCAGGAGGCCAGCAGCAAAGGATAGCAATTGCAAGAGCACTTATTAATGATCCTTATGTTATCTTCGCTGACGAGCCAACAGGAGCACTAGATAGTGTAACTAGCACGCAGATAATGGAGATATTAAAGAAACTTAATGAAGATAATAAAACAATTATAATGGTAACTCATGATGAGGAGTTAGCTTCATATGCAAATAAAGTAATTCATATAAAAGATGGATTAGTGGTGAAGGTGGAATAA
- a CDS encoding efflux RND transporter periplasmic adaptor subunit: MKKTHIIGIIVIVVAVGAAVAIGIGTKKSKTTDVKATKVELFTVPQSKKVYVNGIIEPESYKDIYLDASKGTVNTTNVTNGQVVKAGDILFTYKNEQVTETLNTCEDTIATARRQRDSNTAAKNRLEAKKQEMKNVTGALSGVEDFDSQISTLNDQISAADAQISSYQDKINKLREKETSNVVSPIDGIVTLREIETNMTKPYITVESNILCVNGTVNEKDKLKLTEGKAVDIYIFGQKKNVTGKIATIGAKPIKEAAALGNVTNSAGSSVSNYEIKIAFDSQENLINGFHVQATILLNDGGIKIPATSLINEEDKYYVFKDVDGKFEKAEVVYGGNQEDDAIILQGLSEGDKIAEEPTADTKEGTKVE, from the coding sequence ATGAAGAAAACTCACATTATTGGTATTATAGTGATTGTTGTAGCTGTTGGCGCTGCAGTAGCTATTGGGATTGGAACCAAGAAGAGCAAAACTACTGATGTCAAAGCTACTAAAGTAGAATTATTTACAGTGCCGCAGAGTAAAAAGGTTTATGTGAATGGCATTATTGAACCTGAGAGTTACAAAGATATTTATCTTGATGCTAGTAAAGGAACCGTTAACACTACTAATGTAACAAATGGACAAGTTGTTAAGGCTGGAGATATTCTTTTTACATATAAAAATGAACAAGTTACAGAAACCTTAAATACCTGTGAGGATACAATAGCAACAGCTAGAAGACAAAGAGATTCAAATACAGCAGCGAAAAATAGATTGGAAGCTAAAAAGCAAGAGATGAAAAATGTTACTGGTGCTTTGAGTGGAGTTGAAGACTTTGATTCTCAAATAAGTACACTTAATGATCAGATTAGTGCAGCTGATGCTCAGATATCATCGTATCAAGACAAGATAAACAAACTTAGAGAAAAGGAAACATCTAATGTTGTTTCACCAATCGATGGAATAGTCACCCTTAGAGAAATAGAAACAAATATGACGAAACCTTATATAACAGTTGAAAGTAATATTTTGTGTGTAAATGGTACTGTAAATGAAAAGGACAAGTTAAAGCTTACAGAAGGAAAAGCTGTAGATATTTATATATTTGGACAAAAGAAGAATGTTACAGGAAAAATTGCAACTATTGGAGCAAAACCAATTAAAGAAGCTGCAGCGTTAGGAAATGTAACAAATTCGGCAGGATCTTCAGTTTCAAACTATGAGATAAAAATTGCTTTTGATAGCCAAGAAAATCTTATCAATGGTTTCCATGTACAAGCAACAATTTTGTTAAATGATGGAGGCATAAAGATTCCAGCTACATCACTTATAAATGAAGAAGATAAATATTATGTATTTAAAGATGTTGACGGTAAATTTGAAAAGGCGGAAGTAGTGTATGGAGGTAATCAAGAAGACGATGCAATAATTCTTCAAGGTTTAAGTGAAGGAGATAAAATAGCTGAAGAGCCAACTGCAGATACGAAAGAAGGTACAAAAGTTGAGTAA